The Shewanella japonica genome has a window encoding:
- the asd gene encoding archaetidylserine decarboxylase (Phosphatidylserine decarboxylase is synthesized as a single chain precursor. Generation of the pyruvoyl active site from a Ser is coupled to cleavage of a Gly-Ser bond between the larger (beta) and smaller (alpha chains). It is an integral membrane protein.), which yields MDSVKIALQYILPKHLLSRLVGKLAAAEAGAITTAGIKWFIKQYKIDMSEAAESEPEAYKTFNAFFTRALKPGLRPIVADDKIIAHPVDGAVSQCGPIEAGKIVQAKNHDYTTLALLGGQQKDAERFTGGDFATIYLAPKDYHRIHMPMTGTLSKMTYIPGELFSVNPLTAQNVPGLFARNERVVAIFETEVGPLAMVLVGATIVASIETIWAGTVTPPCGKQVFTWDYPTEGPESLILEKGAEMGRFKLGSTVVMLFGQDAIDTFAEGVEPTETTRMGQAFAHLK from the coding sequence TTGGATTCTGTTAAAATTGCTTTGCAATATATCTTACCTAAACATTTACTATCACGTTTAGTGGGTAAACTTGCAGCCGCTGAAGCGGGAGCAATTACCACCGCTGGTATCAAATGGTTTATCAAACAATATAAGATTGATATGTCAGAAGCTGCAGAAAGTGAGCCTGAAGCATACAAAACTTTCAATGCCTTTTTCACTCGCGCATTAAAACCTGGTTTACGCCCAATCGTTGCAGATGACAAAATCATCGCGCACCCTGTTGACGGTGCCGTAAGTCAATGTGGTCCAATTGAAGCTGGAAAAATTGTCCAAGCTAAAAACCATGATTACACCACACTTGCTCTATTAGGTGGTCAGCAAAAAGATGCTGAACGTTTTACTGGTGGTGACTTTGCGACGATTTACCTTGCACCAAAGGATTACCACCGAATCCATATGCCAATGACTGGCACTTTATCTAAAATGACTTACATTCCTGGTGAGTTGTTTTCAGTAAACCCATTAACAGCGCAAAATGTACCTGGGCTGTTTGCTCGCAACGAACGTGTCGTCGCTATTTTTGAAACTGAAGTAGGTCCATTAGCAATGGTGCTAGTTGGCGCAACAATTGTGGCCAGTATTGAAACCATTTGGGCAGGTACTGTTACCCCACCATGCGGCAAGCAAGTATTTACATGGGATTACCCAACTGAAGGACCTGAATCATTAATACTTGAAAAAGGTGCTGAAATGGGTCGCTTCAAATTAGGTTCAACTGTGGTCATGTTGTTTGGTCAAGATGCCATTGATACCTTTGCTGAAGGTGTTGAGCCAACCGAAACAACCCGTATGGGACAAGCTTTCGCACACCTCAAGTAA
- a CDS encoding DMT family transporter has protein sequence MSGTSMTAHSTQSGLMQLHIAVLLFGGTALFSKIIPLSALDITVLRCAIAFFVLAAIVKVNQQRLLLSHVQDYFIALGLGVLVSLHWVTYFASMQLASVSIGMIAFFTYPVMTVLVEPIFSQSRLRKVDVLSGIAVLTGVIMLIPEPNLENDVTFGIALGIISAALFTARNICHKQYFSRYSGPQAMFYQTLIAVIILAPWLETDITSISADIWLSIVVLGVFFTAAPHALFASSLRSLSAKTAGLVSCLQPFYGTLLAIILLNEKVNINTVIGGMIILLTAIFETLQNNKKNKA, from the coding sequence ATGAGTGGAACATCAATGACCGCTCATTCAACTCAAAGCGGACTCATGCAGTTGCATATAGCCGTGTTACTTTTTGGTGGCACGGCGTTATTTTCTAAAATCATTCCTTTAAGTGCCCTCGATATTACCGTGCTTCGCTGCGCCATCGCTTTTTTTGTATTGGCTGCGATTGTAAAAGTTAACCAACAACGTTTGTTGCTTTCGCATGTTCAGGATTATTTTATTGCCTTAGGGCTTGGCGTATTAGTTAGCCTACACTGGGTCACTTATTTTGCCTCAATGCAGCTAGCTTCCGTCTCAATCGGGATGATTGCTTTTTTCACCTATCCGGTGATGACAGTCCTTGTCGAGCCAATTTTTAGTCAAAGTAGATTACGTAAGGTTGATGTTCTCTCTGGCATCGCTGTTTTAACTGGCGTAATCATGCTTATACCAGAGCCCAATTTAGAAAACGATGTTACCTTCGGTATTGCTTTAGGGATTATCTCTGCTGCCTTGTTTACAGCTCGTAATATTTGCCATAAACAATATTTCTCTCGCTATAGCGGCCCCCAAGCCATGTTTTATCAAACCTTGATTGCCGTCATTATACTTGCACCATGGTTAGAAACCGATATCACATCAATTAGTGCAGATATTTGGTTATCTATTGTCGTCCTAGGGGTGTTTTTTACTGCTGCCCCACACGCATTATTTGCATCATCACTGCGAAGTCTAAGTGCTAAAACTGCTGGGCTAGTCTCATGCCTACAGCCCTTTTATGGCACCTTGTTAGCCATCATATTGCTCAATGAAAAAGTGAATATCAATACAGTGATTGGCGGAATGATTATCTTGCTCACAGCAATCTTCGAAACTCTGCAAAATAACAAAAAAAATAAAGCGTAA
- a CDS encoding mechanosensitive ion channel domain-containing protein: protein MFRIAVFLLCFCTFFASANSPLQLDKRLGFSQGNNSNQVIDIPTQIDNVKASIEKLNDEEQSYLELEQNSETTLEQLTAQINQPAPEVFVDSKIDISQQASMAYYHLSEQKQSENELSKQLLSLSKRQQQLPSLIRQAKDALNQFKRTQLAPVDTPLGQLHVLQGQLLEQHIATLSAEHASSPKQKQIAQLQLQLLRIEHAQQEKLIEALNKQNSRHRQQQAANTIANNIIDEQQLADVVSQEISNKNQQYAQELIRITDSISAVISLQEKTERQYQTHALQLANVEEQITWVETNSAFGDRFLQMLQSLPKPPSQDALLAEVADSRLKRYQAEQQKALNKQQLSNQDFLNNTQIKLLESQQSLIEELVQNYDVYLNEQAKLRNSYEQLNQIYLELKNTLNEHLFWVPNAAGISGLWLIDLKNATVWMTQAQQREKLKQAWQSQNIYWAWWVIILILCLMAQDLLTPKFNQTMERYGQYVGNVTQDKFIYTAKTLVLSLVYSLLKPLPLLLAGLILFSSELNFVHAIGVGVLSIGCSYWVYRFFALLSLDNGIMISHFRRPQPLVRRMQEKVLRFILISWPLIGIMGFTEAIDTSLIRNSIGRGAFLLFTITLLVLYRDLYAFITDYRESANDGKNMKLLNKLMWAFLIIVPCGCVVLATVGYYFSAFQVLLQVQLSLLLGLGFLLLYQLIKRWMLIERRLIAFDRAKARRAERLAQRERGELNHAADANENYEEPIVDLETIASQSLGLVRSLLILAFFGSLLGLISQTHTALFSFLDGITLWNTHSVVNGIEQQVPITLKSIFFSFIIVGFSAMIAKNLPGLLELTILQRLELTPGTGFAITTVSSYLVVFIGLLVGFSTIGVEWSKLQWLVAALSVGLGFGLQEIFANFISGLIILFEKPIRIGDTVTIRDLTGTVSKIEIRATTIVDWDRKEIIVPNKAFITEQLVNWSLSDPITRVIVSVSVQRDADPSKVEALLHQAVRESELSLSFPEPEVWFAGFGQHTQDYEVRSYAKDMNDRWPLRHSLHKRICKKLKENQVELAYPQMEIHINNGQPRDINQIIKG, encoded by the coding sequence ATGTTTCGTATTGCGGTTTTTCTACTTTGCTTTTGTACTTTCTTTGCTTCTGCAAATTCTCCGTTGCAGCTTGATAAACGCTTGGGCTTTTCCCAAGGTAATAATTCTAATCAAGTCATCGACATTCCAACTCAAATCGATAATGTTAAAGCCAGCATCGAAAAACTGAATGATGAAGAACAAAGCTATCTTGAACTTGAACAAAATAGTGAGACAACCCTTGAGCAATTAACTGCTCAAATCAATCAACCAGCGCCCGAAGTATTCGTTGATAGTAAAATTGACATTAGCCAGCAAGCATCGATGGCTTATTATCATTTGTCTGAGCAAAAACAATCCGAAAATGAACTCAGTAAACAATTACTCAGCTTAAGTAAAAGACAGCAACAATTACCTAGCTTAATTCGTCAGGCTAAAGATGCGCTTAATCAGTTCAAGCGCACTCAATTAGCACCAGTTGATACCCCATTAGGTCAATTACATGTGTTGCAAGGTCAATTATTAGAACAACACATAGCAACTTTATCAGCCGAGCATGCAAGCAGCCCTAAACAAAAGCAAATCGCGCAATTGCAGCTGCAATTACTGCGCATTGAGCATGCTCAGCAAGAAAAACTGATTGAAGCGCTCAATAAACAAAATAGTCGTCACCGCCAACAACAAGCAGCAAATACCATTGCGAATAACATCATCGATGAGCAGCAGCTTGCCGATGTTGTTTCGCAAGAAATCAGTAATAAAAACCAGCAATATGCTCAGGAGCTTATCCGTATCACAGATAGCATAAGCGCCGTTATTAGCTTGCAAGAAAAAACCGAAAGACAATACCAAACCCATGCATTACAGCTCGCAAATGTCGAAGAGCAAATTACGTGGGTTGAAACGAATTCCGCCTTTGGTGACCGCTTTTTGCAGATGTTGCAATCACTCCCAAAACCTCCGAGTCAAGATGCCTTGCTGGCCGAAGTCGCCGACTCTAGACTAAAGCGTTATCAAGCTGAGCAGCAAAAAGCCTTAAACAAACAGCAGCTCAGTAATCAAGATTTTTTAAATAACACCCAAATTAAGCTATTGGAATCACAGCAAAGTTTAATAGAAGAACTGGTACAAAATTATGATGTTTACCTAAATGAACAAGCTAAACTGCGAAATAGTTATGAGCAGCTCAACCAAATATATTTAGAGCTTAAAAACACCCTAAATGAACATTTATTTTGGGTACCTAATGCGGCAGGTATTAGTGGTTTATGGCTGATTGATTTAAAAAATGCCACGGTGTGGATGACACAAGCACAACAAAGAGAAAAGTTAAAACAGGCTTGGCAATCGCAAAATATTTACTGGGCGTGGTGGGTCATCATCTTGATCTTATGTCTAATGGCTCAAGATTTACTAACCCCCAAGTTTAACCAAACAATGGAACGCTATGGACAATATGTTGGTAATGTAACTCAAGATAAGTTTATCTATACCGCTAAAACATTAGTTTTATCTTTAGTTTATTCATTATTAAAGCCGCTGCCTTTATTGCTTGCAGGCCTTATTTTATTCTCATCAGAGTTAAACTTTGTCCACGCCATTGGTGTGGGTGTACTGTCTATCGGTTGTAGTTACTGGGTCTATCGTTTCTTCGCCCTATTGTCATTAGATAACGGGATTATGATCAGTCACTTTAGACGACCACAACCCCTTGTCAGGCGTATGCAAGAAAAAGTCTTACGCTTTATTCTTATCAGCTGGCCACTTATCGGCATTATGGGCTTTACTGAGGCCATAGATACTTCGTTAATCCGCAATAGCATTGGTCGCGGCGCCTTTTTACTCTTTACCATTACGTTATTGGTGCTCTACCGAGACTTGTACGCATTTATCACTGACTATCGTGAAAGCGCAAATGACGGTAAAAACATGAAGCTGCTAAATAAGCTCATGTGGGCATTTTTAATTATCGTGCCTTGCGGATGTGTGGTGCTAGCTACCGTTGGTTATTACTTCAGTGCGTTCCAAGTGTTACTGCAAGTGCAGTTGTCATTGCTGTTAGGGCTTGGATTTTTACTGCTTTATCAATTAATCAAACGCTGGATGTTAATTGAGCGTCGATTAATTGCTTTTGACCGTGCTAAAGCTCGCCGTGCTGAGCGTCTCGCCCAACGAGAACGTGGTGAACTCAATCATGCAGCAGACGCTAATGAAAATTACGAAGAGCCAATTGTTGATTTAGAAACCATTGCAAGCCAATCCTTAGGCTTGGTTCGTTCATTATTAATTTTGGCATTTTTTGGCAGCCTATTAGGCTTAATTTCACAAACTCATACTGCATTATTTTCATTCTTAGATGGGATAACCCTGTGGAATACTCATTCCGTAGTCAATGGCATTGAACAACAAGTCCCCATTACACTGAAGTCGATATTCTTCTCGTTCATTATTGTTGGTTTTTCGGCCATGATAGCCAAAAACCTGCCCGGCTTATTAGAGCTAACGATTCTGCAGCGTTTAGAGTTAACACCAGGCACTGGCTTTGCAATCACCACTGTCAGCAGCTACCTTGTGGTGTTTATTGGCCTTCTGGTTGGTTTTTCTACCATCGGTGTTGAATGGTCAAAACTACAGTGGCTTGTCGCGGCATTATCGGTTGGTTTAGGCTTCGGATTACAAGAGATTTTTGCCAACTTTATTTCTGGCTTAATTATTTTATTTGAAAAACCAATCCGAATTGGCGATACCGTTACGATTCGTGACTTAACGGGTACCGTCAGTAAAATTGAAATACGTGCTACCACTATTGTTGACTGGGATAGAAAAGAAATTATTGTGCCCAATAAGGCATTTATCACAGAGCAATTAGTCAATTGGTCACTTTCAGATCCTATAACCCGTGTAATCGTCAGTGTGTCAGTACAGCGAGACGCTGATCCATCAAAGGTTGAAGCGTTATTACATCAAGCGGTACGTGAGTCAGAATTGTCCCTTAGCTTCCCTGAGCCTGAAGTCTGGTTTGCGGGATTCGGCCAACACACCCAAGATTATGAAGTCAGATCTTATGCTAAGGACATGAATGATCGCTGGCCTCTTCGACACAGTCTGCATAAACGCATTTGTAAGAAGCTAAAAGAAAACCAAGTAGAGTTGGCGTATCCACAGATGGAAATCCATATCAATAATGGCCAACCTCGTGATATTAATCAGATAATTAAAGGTTAA
- a CDS encoding glycerophosphodiester phosphodiesterase, translating to MLIFAHRGASGYEVENTLAAMEKALQLNVQAIELDVYNVEGELYVFHDRRLENKTSGKGLVHLSRKETINKAKIKQHSIPTFWQVMSLINGRCIVNIELKGYHTAMPVIEMYPSLISQLNFTQAQLLISSFNQPYLAQVKQHLPEARVAPILSGVPLNYAESVTQLGAYSIHVDIHFVTHEMVKDAHQRGAKIYVYTVDVPEDIQALKALGVDGIFSNFPDKAADALLSQNANEDHQHWFG from the coding sequence ATGCTAATTTTTGCCCACCGCGGCGCTAGCGGTTATGAAGTAGAAAACACCTTAGCAGCAATGGAAAAAGCATTACAACTAAATGTGCAAGCCATTGAATTAGACGTATATAACGTTGAAGGTGAGCTTTATGTTTTTCATGATAGACGCCTTGAAAACAAAACTTCCGGCAAAGGTTTAGTTCATCTAAGTCGCAAAGAGACCATCAATAAAGCCAAGATAAAGCAACATTCAATTCCGACATTTTGGCAAGTGATGAGCCTGATAAATGGTCGATGTATCGTCAATATCGAGCTTAAAGGCTATCACACCGCTATGCCAGTAATTGAAATGTACCCTTCACTTATTAGCCAGTTAAACTTTACTCAAGCGCAATTACTCATTTCATCGTTCAATCAACCGTACTTAGCGCAAGTAAAACAACATCTTCCAGAGGCAAGAGTCGCCCCAATTCTCTCTGGTGTCCCGCTCAATTATGCGGAATCCGTTACACAGTTAGGCGCCTACTCCATTCATGTGGATATTCATTTTGTTACTCATGAAATGGTGAAAGATGCACATCAACGAGGGGCTAAAATATACGTATACACGGTTGATGTCCCTGAAGACATCCAGGCATTAAAAGCCTTAGGCGTTGATGGTATTTTCAGCAACTTCCCCGATAAAGCCGCTGATGCACTTTTGAGTCAAAATGCTAATGAAGATCATCAACATTGGTTTGGATAA
- a CDS encoding DUF3392 domain-containing protein: MNQIIAFLAKIGAMLHPWMSEIATALVACAIVIFATDINRILRKSLVGSGFFVRTSAFVMINAFGYGLVIVSISPWLAGQLRSMPSQWMLLLVIGIFFAIGAWAQRNRQV, translated from the coding sequence ATGAATCAAATCATAGCATTTCTAGCTAAAATTGGTGCAATGCTTCACCCTTGGATGAGTGAAATTGCCACTGCACTTGTGGCGTGTGCGATTGTTATCTTTGCGACCGACATCAATCGTATATTACGAAAATCGTTAGTCGGCAGTGGCTTTTTTGTTCGCACGAGTGCATTTGTTATGATCAATGCTTTTGGCTACGGTTTGGTTATTGTTAGTATTAGTCCTTGGCTCGCAGGCCAACTCCGTAGCATGCCTTCGCAATGGATGCTGTTACTGGTCATAGGTATCTTTTTCGCTATTGGTGCTTGGGCGCAGCGAAATAGGCAAGTGTGA
- a CDS encoding D-2-hydroxyacid dehydrogenase has protein sequence MAHKLLLLTQDNDKYRQLLSHCQLPELTILGDDPSSICEADIWFAEPQLAAPLLNLGSELKWMQSTFAGVDKLTGSRQRRDYALTNIKGIFGPLMSEYLFGYLLAHQREHAKYKQQQQQQQWAPGNFRTLQGQHLLLLGTGSIAQHIAQTAKHFGMTVTGLSKSAVSKPYFDHIDTIEQLATYLPKAQAIASILPSTLDTENLLNADMLALLPPESVLFNLGRGNVLDLDALAKQLKQQPKQHAVLDVFNQEPLSSEHPIWQCPNAIITPHIAAPSFPEQVVEVFADNYRLWRQQHPLKHQVDFIKGY, from the coding sequence ATGGCACACAAACTTCTACTGCTAACTCAAGACAATGATAAATACCGTCAACTGCTGTCGCATTGCCAATTACCTGAGTTAACCATTCTAGGAGATGATCCAAGCAGTATTTGTGAAGCCGATATCTGGTTTGCTGAGCCTCAACTGGCAGCCCCACTGCTCAATTTAGGTTCTGAACTCAAGTGGATGCAATCGACTTTTGCTGGAGTTGATAAACTCACTGGCTCAAGGCAACGCCGCGATTATGCTCTCACGAACATTAAAGGTATTTTCGGACCGCTAATGAGCGAGTATTTATTTGGCTACCTATTAGCTCATCAGCGTGAACATGCAAAATATAAACAACAACAGCAACAACAACAATGGGCTCCAGGTAATTTCCGAACCTTACAGGGTCAACATTTACTGTTATTAGGCACTGGCTCCATTGCGCAGCATATTGCACAAACAGCCAAACATTTTGGAATGACAGTAACAGGCCTAAGTAAAAGTGCCGTCAGTAAACCCTATTTTGATCATATTGATACTATCGAGCAGCTTGCAACTTATTTACCCAAGGCACAAGCTATAGCGAGCATCTTACCTAGCACGCTAGATACAGAGAATTTATTAAATGCCGACATGCTAGCCCTGCTACCTCCAGAATCTGTGCTCTTTAACTTAGGAAGGGGTAATGTGCTTGACCTTGATGCTCTTGCAAAACAGCTCAAACAACAACCCAAACAACATGCGGTACTTGATGTCTTTAATCAAGAACCATTAAGCAGTGAGCACCCCATTTGGCAATGTCCTAATGCCATAATCACCCCACATATCGCTGCGCCAAGTTTCCCTGAGCAAGTGGTCGAGGTCTTCGCTGATAACTATCGTTTGTGGCGACAACAGCACCCGCTAAAACATCAAGTCGACTTTATAAAAGGTTATTAG
- a CDS encoding bacterioferritin-associated ferredoxin, whose amino-acid sequence MYVCLCHGITDTQIREAVSKHGDSSLADVKKRLGVADQCGKCSRMATNIIKAQVDVEPNFYEVA is encoded by the coding sequence ATGTACGTTTGTCTTTGTCACGGCATTACTGATACCCAAATTAGAGAAGCAGTCAGCAAGCATGGCGACAGCTCTTTAGCTGACGTTAAAAAGCGCTTAGGTGTGGCTGATCAATGTGGTAAATGTTCGCGTATGGCAACTAACATCATTAAAGCTCAAGTGGATGTTGAACCAAACTTCTACGAAGTTGCATAA
- the parC gene encoding DNA topoisomerase IV subunit A: protein MSDAIELSLDGVEQMPLRRFTEEAYLNYSMYVIMDRALPHIGDGLKPVQRRIIYAMSELGLSAQSKHKKSARTVGDVLGKYHPHGDSACYEAMVLMAQPFSYRYPLVDGQGNWGAPDDPKSFAAMRYTEAKLSKFSEVLLSELGQGTVDWGVNFDGTMKEPKSLPARLPHILLNGITGIAVGMATDIPPHNARELVSACVELLENPKADLARLMEFVPGPDYPTYAEIITPSKDIAKIYETGRGSIKMRAVYDNDNGEIVISALPHQAGSGKILEQIANQMQAKKLPMVADLRDESDHENPVRLVIVPRSNRVDCDQLMAHLFATTDLEKSFRVNLNVLGLDGRPKVKGLKELLTEWLTYRISTVTRRLQFRLDKVLARLHILDALMIAFLNIDEVIEIIRFHDEPKAELMSRFALSEKQAEAILDLKLRHLAKLEEFKIKAEQEELAAERDKLELILGSERRLKTLVKKELIQDGETFGDDRRSPIIERIESKALTEQELTPAESVTVVLSEKGWVRCAKGHDVDGEALNYKSGDAFLCSASGKSNQPSVFIDSTGRAFATDTHTLPSARSQGEPITTRFNLSPGAVMRHVLLGTDSQCYLLASDAGYGFIGSYADMVSRNKAGKALLSLPANAQSLMPKLVNKGVTQSIIAITNEGRMLIFDVDALPQLSKGKGNKIIGIPTDRAKSREELLIHLDIIPEDASVTLWAGKRKLTLKPSDLEHYRGEGGRRGAKLPRGLQRVDSVQIELGNQATETEVETTE, encoded by the coding sequence ATGAGTGATGCGATTGAATTAAGCCTCGATGGTGTAGAGCAAATGCCTCTGCGCCGCTTTACTGAAGAGGCTTATTTAAACTATTCAATGTACGTGATCATGGATCGCGCTTTGCCGCATATTGGCGATGGTTTAAAACCGGTTCAACGTCGTATTATCTATGCCATGAGCGAGTTAGGATTATCCGCTCAATCTAAACATAAGAAATCAGCCCGTACAGTCGGCGATGTGTTAGGTAAATATCACCCACATGGTGATAGTGCATGTTATGAAGCAATGGTGTTAATGGCACAACCATTCTCCTATCGCTATCCGTTAGTTGACGGTCAAGGAAACTGGGGTGCACCGGACGATCCTAAATCATTTGCTGCAATGCGTTATACCGAAGCAAAACTGTCAAAGTTTTCGGAAGTGCTATTATCAGAGTTAGGTCAAGGTACGGTTGATTGGGGTGTTAACTTTGATGGCACAATGAAAGAGCCTAAGTCACTACCCGCTCGTTTACCTCATATCTTATTAAACGGTATCACGGGTATTGCAGTAGGTATGGCAACCGATATTCCGCCACATAATGCCAGAGAGTTAGTTTCGGCTTGTGTGGAGTTACTGGAAAATCCTAAGGCTGATTTAGCGCGCTTAATGGAGTTTGTTCCGGGACCTGATTACCCAACCTATGCAGAAATCATCACACCAAGTAAAGATATTGCCAAAATCTATGAAACCGGTCGTGGCTCTATTAAAATGCGCGCAGTATACGATAATGATAACGGTGAAATCGTTATCAGTGCACTACCTCATCAAGCTGGCAGTGGTAAGATTCTAGAACAAATTGCGAATCAAATGCAGGCTAAAAAGCTGCCTATGGTTGCGGATTTACGAGATGAATCAGATCATGAAAACCCGGTAAGGTTAGTGATTGTTCCTCGCTCAAATCGAGTTGATTGTGATCAGTTGATGGCGCATTTATTTGCTACTACCGATCTTGAGAAAAGCTTCCGAGTTAACTTGAATGTACTGGGTCTTGATGGCCGTCCAAAAGTGAAAGGCTTAAAAGAGCTATTAACTGAGTGGTTAACCTATCGTATTTCGACAGTCACTCGTCGCTTGCAATTCAGGCTCGATAAAGTACTCGCTCGACTACATATTCTTGATGCATTAATGATTGCGTTTTTGAATATCGATGAAGTCATCGAGATTATTCGTTTTCATGATGAACCCAAAGCGGAGTTAATGTCTCGCTTTGCGTTATCAGAAAAGCAAGCTGAAGCCATTTTAGATTTAAAACTTCGCCATCTAGCTAAGCTTGAAGAATTTAAAATTAAAGCTGAACAAGAAGAGTTGGCTGCTGAGCGTGACAAACTAGAGTTAATTTTAGGATCTGAGCGACGTTTAAAAACATTAGTTAAAAAAGAACTGATTCAAGACGGTGAAACGTTTGGTGATGATAGACGTTCACCTATCATTGAGCGTATAGAATCTAAAGCATTAACAGAGCAAGAATTGACGCCTGCTGAGTCTGTGACTGTTGTGTTATCTGAAAAAGGCTGGGTGCGTTGCGCTAAAGGTCACGATGTCGACGGTGAAGCACTCAATTACAAATCAGGTGATGCATTCTTATGCAGTGCGAGCGGTAAGAGTAACCAACCGAGCGTATTCATTGATTCGACTGGGCGGGCTTTTGCTACAGATACTCATACTTTACCTTCTGCGAGAAGTCAGGGTGAGCCAATTACCACTCGATTTAATTTATCGCCAGGTGCAGTTATGCGTCATGTACTACTTGGTACTGACTCGCAATGTTATTTATTAGCTAGTGATGCCGGTTATGGCTTTATTGGTTCGTATGCAGACATGGTAAGCCGAAATAAAGCCGGTAAAGCTTTGTTAAGTCTCCCAGCAAATGCGCAATCGTTAATGCCTAAACTTGTTAATAAAGGCGTAACACAGTCTATTATTGCAATTACCAATGAAGGCAGAATGCTGATATTTGATGTGGATGCTTTACCGCAATTATCGAAAGGTAAAGGTAATAAAATTATAGGTATTCCGACGGATCGTGCGAAGAGCCGTGAAGAGTTACTCATCCATTTAGATATTATCCCTGAAGATGCCTCAGTGACCTTGTGGGCTGGTAAACGTAAGTTGACCTTGAAACCATCTGATCTTGAGCATTACCGCGGTGAAGGAGGCCGTCGAGGCGCTAAATTACCTAGAGGTCTTCAACGCGTTGATAGTGTGCAAATCGAGTTAGGTAACCAAGCAACTGAAACAGAAGTTGAAACGACTGAGTAA
- a CDS encoding PQQ-dependent sugar dehydrogenase — translation MISVFALAQFAAAKAFAADPMMITVTKGFGLTLYASDLGDAKQMAIGSQGTLFVGSKKSGTIYALVDSDNDGQVNKRYLIGKGLEYPEAIAFHQGDLYVADEDRILRYPDIENRLRRPGRPKEVYSGLPSVERKHARGMKFGPDGRLYISIGSPCNVCEAPAPFGSMLAIDLDSGDTEQVASGLRRVIGFDWAPSTKQLWFADQGRNWMGDNMPADEINRIDVKGSHFGFPYVHGTDVAEPAFKKPDNLNVTTPEFELPAHVKPTSLLFYSGKLFPERYHNQLFVAENGSWNRSSKIGYQVVMLTLDDDQVIKRERVVSFLDGEFPVARPYDLINAPDGAMFISDDLKGNIYRLFYKATEQSQDTK, via the coding sequence ATGATATCAGTGTTCGCATTGGCTCAATTTGCTGCAGCAAAAGCTTTTGCTGCCGATCCTATGATGATTACTGTTACCAAAGGATTTGGACTCACTTTATATGCTTCTGATTTAGGAGACGCTAAACAGATGGCAATTGGCAGCCAAGGCACGTTATTTGTTGGCTCTAAAAAGAGTGGCACTATCTATGCCTTGGTCGATTCAGATAATGACGGTCAGGTGAATAAGCGATATTTAATCGGTAAAGGGTTAGAGTATCCTGAAGCCATTGCTTTTCATCAGGGCGATTTGTATGTTGCCGATGAAGATCGCATCCTTCGATACCCAGATATTGAGAATCGATTGCGCCGACCTGGACGCCCTAAGGAAGTGTACTCGGGTCTACCGAGTGTAGAGCGTAAACATGCTCGTGGTATGAAATTTGGTCCTGACGGTCGCCTTTACATCTCAATCGGCTCTCCGTGTAACGTCTGTGAAGCGCCAGCTCCTTTTGGCAGTATGCTTGCCATCGACCTTGATTCTGGCGATACAGAACAAGTTGCTTCTGGCTTACGTCGAGTTATCGGTTTTGATTGGGCACCGAGTACCAAACAATTATGGTTTGCTGATCAAGGCCGAAATTGGATGGGCGACAATATGCCGGCCGATGAGATTAACCGCATCGATGTTAAAGGTAGCCACTTTGGCTTTCCTTATGTACATGGAACCGATGTCGCTGAACCTGCCTTTAAAAAGCCTGATAACTTAAACGTAACAACGCCAGAGTTTGAACTCCCAGCACATGTTAAGCCAACCAGCTTACTTTTTTATTCAGGCAAGTTATTTCCTGAGCGTTACCATAACCAACTTTTTGTTGCCGAAAATGGCTCTTGGAATCGCTCAAGTAAGATTGGCTATCAGGTTGTGATGCTAACTCTTGATGACGACCAAGTTATTAAGCGTGAAAGAGTGGTAAGCTTTTTAGACGGAGAATTTCCCGTCGCTAGACCTTATGACCTGATTAATGCGCCTGATGGTGCAATGTTCATCTCTGATGACTTAAAGGGCAATATTTATCGCTTATTTTATAAAGCGACAGAACAATCACAGGATACGAAATAA